A stretch of Acidimicrobiales bacterium DNA encodes these proteins:
- a CDS encoding SDR family oxidoreductase, whose protein sequence is MDRFSLDGLTAVVTGASRGIGEASARALDRAGARVALVARGNQELQRVAKELTNDPVVVAADLGRVEVPAAVVRRVLEALGHVDVLVNNAATAARLPTSETDAPIIDNLLAVNVRAPLLLTAALIPSMVGRGTGSIINLSSVSALTGTPRRAAYAASKGALDAATRSLAIELGPSGIRVNSVAPGVVDTAMWAKNKTVPGVVDTVESQTPLRRWATPEDIADVIVFLASDAARFITGEIISVDGGMAHTLNLYGGPV, encoded by the coding sequence ATGGACCGCTTCTCGCTCGACGGTTTGACAGCTGTTGTCACTGGAGCATCCCGCGGGATCGGGGAAGCGTCCGCCCGGGCCCTCGATCGTGCTGGGGCGCGGGTGGCCCTCGTCGCGAGAGGAAACCAGGAACTCCAGCGTGTCGCCAAGGAGTTGACCAATGACCCTGTCGTGGTAGCAGCGGATCTCGGCCGCGTCGAAGTACCCGCCGCGGTTGTTAGGCGGGTGCTCGAAGCTCTCGGCCATGTCGACGTGTTGGTGAACAACGCCGCCACGGCAGCCCGGCTCCCGACCTCGGAAACTGACGCGCCGATCATCGACAATCTCTTGGCGGTGAATGTTCGGGCGCCACTGCTGCTCACCGCTGCCCTTATACCCTCGATGGTCGGACGTGGGACGGGATCGATCATCAATCTGTCATCGGTGTCGGCGTTGACCGGCACGCCCCGTCGCGCGGCATACGCCGCCTCCAAGGGCGCTCTGGACGCCGCGACCAGGTCGCTCGCTATCGAGCTCGGACCGTCGGGCATCCGCGTGAACTCGGTCGCGCCCGGGGTCGTGGACACCGCCATGTGGGCGAAGAACAAGACGGTTCCGGGTGTGGTCGACACCGTCGAGAGTCAGACACCACTGCGCAGATGGGCGACGCCCGAGGACATCGCCGACGTCATCGTGTTCCTGGCCTCTGACGCCGCGCGTTTCATCACGGGCGAGATCATCTCCGTCGACGGAGGGATGGCCCACACGCTCAATCTCTACGGCGGACCTGTGTGA
- a CDS encoding YciI family protein yields MPQYLVSVWHDDNYDLDFSSPDAQRIGAQVEAVNEELQKAGAWVFAAGLHPASSATVVRSSGGETSMTDGPYAETKEQMGGFWIIDVPDLDAALEWAGKASGACERPVEVRPVQG; encoded by the coding sequence ATGCCGCAGTACCTTGTCTCCGTCTGGCACGATGACAATTACGATCTGGATTTCTCCTCTCCCGATGCGCAACGCATCGGAGCTCAGGTGGAGGCCGTCAACGAGGAGCTGCAGAAGGCCGGTGCCTGGGTGTTCGCCGCCGGCCTTCACCCCGCCTCATCCGCCACGGTCGTGCGTTCCTCGGGAGGGGAGACGTCGATGACCGACGGCCCCTACGCCGAGACCAAAGAGCAGATGGGCGGCTTCTGGATCATCGATGTGCCCGATCTCGACGCTGCCCTCGAGTGGGCTGGCAAAGCATCAGGCGCCTGCGAACGACCGGTCGAGGTCCGGCCCGTCCAAGGGTGA
- a CDS encoding RNA polymerase sigma factor, which translates to MTDSLEEVFRRETGRCTASLIRVLGDIDLAEDAVAEAFAIAAAQWPRTGTPPNPGGWITTTARNRAIDRLRRESSRSDRHLAAHRLHIDSMEPDHDPELDRLDSLVDVVADDQLRLMFLCAHPALAVDAQVALILRLLAGLTTEEIAEAFVVPEATLAQRIVRAKRKLHDNHASYRIPRPAELPDRLKAVLAAIYLVYTEGHTATSGQTLTRNDLSTEAIRLGRVLTELMPDEPEAVGLLALMLLTEARRSARIRADGTMVRLADQDRTLWDSAFLSEGQQLVRACLRRNQPGPFQIQAAIAAVHSDAPTAESTDWSQIIALYDHLYSLRPTPVVALNRSVAIAELYGPVEGLAALAQIDLGSLDDYQPYHAARADLLARVGHRDEAVAAYDRAIELTNNPVERNFLGGQQASL; encoded by the coding sequence GTGACCGACTCGCTCGAAGAGGTCTTTCGGCGCGAAACCGGCCGCTGCACCGCCTCGTTGATCCGTGTCCTTGGCGACATCGACCTAGCCGAGGACGCGGTGGCGGAGGCCTTCGCCATTGCCGCAGCGCAGTGGCCCCGGACGGGTACGCCGCCCAATCCGGGCGGCTGGATTACCACCACCGCCCGCAACCGCGCCATTGACCGCCTCCGACGCGAGTCGTCCCGCAGCGACAGACATCTCGCTGCGCACCGACTCCACATCGACAGCATGGAACCTGACCACGACCCTGAACTTGACCGGCTTGACAGCCTCGTCGATGTTGTCGCCGACGACCAGCTTCGGCTCATGTTCCTCTGCGCCCACCCCGCCTTGGCTGTCGACGCCCAGGTCGCGCTGATCTTGCGGCTACTCGCCGGGCTGACCACCGAGGAGATAGCCGAGGCGTTCGTCGTCCCCGAGGCGACACTGGCGCAGAGGATCGTCCGCGCCAAACGCAAACTCCACGACAACCACGCTTCCTATCGCATACCCAGACCCGCCGAGCTCCCTGACCGGCTAAAGGCGGTGCTGGCCGCCATCTACCTCGTTTATACCGAGGGTCACACCGCCACCTCGGGACAGACACTCACGAGAAACGATCTGTCGACCGAGGCCATCCGGCTCGGGCGGGTCCTAACCGAGCTGATGCCCGACGAACCCGAAGCCGTCGGCCTGCTCGCCCTTATGTTGCTCACCGAGGCGCGCCGATCTGCCCGTATCCGGGCCGACGGCACCATGGTCCGTCTCGCCGACCAGGACCGCACCCTATGGGACAGCGCCTTCCTGAGCGAAGGCCAGCAGTTGGTACGCGCATGCCTGCGCCGCAACCAGCCCGGCCCGTTCCAGATCCAGGCAGCGATAGCCGCTGTCCACTCCGACGCACCCACCGCCGAGTCCACCGACTGGTCGCAAATCATCGCCCTTTACGACCACCTCTACTCCCTCCGACCCACCCCCGTCGTCGCGCTCAACAGGTCTGTAGCGATCGCCGAACTCTACGGACCCGTCGAAGGGCTCGCAGCTCTCGCCCAGATCGACTTGGGTTCGCTCGACGACTACCAGCCCTACCACGCAGCCCGCGCCGACCTACTCGCACGCGTCGGACACCGCGACGAGGCCGTCGCGGCCTACGACCGGGCCATCGAGCTCACCAACAACCCGGTTGAACGTAACTTCCTCGGTGGTCAACAGGCCAGCCTCTGA
- a CDS encoding methyltransferase, translating into MDEPDNAPNLTGHSVDLDPSLIMQVGMGFWPSKTLLSAVELGLFTVLGASSRTGEEISDLLDLRSRATYDFLDGLVAIGLLARDGHGSQALYSNTPETALFLDRSSPAYIGGILEMANARLYDFWGGLTDGLRTGSPQNEIKSTGRSMFEELYRDPDRLEQFMRAMAGISAGNFHALAAKFDFSRYETVCDVGGATGQLSSILAQSYPHLRCTSFDLPVVEPIAQRCIKEAGVEDRVTTASGDFFADPLPKSDVVTMGLILHDWNLDRKLQLIRSAYEALPSGGAFVVVENLIDDERRENVFGLMMSLNMLIEFGDAFDFTGADFRGWCEDIGFKSVEVLPLAGPASAGIAYK; encoded by the coding sequence ATGGACGAGCCGGACAATGCTCCGAACCTTACGGGACACTCGGTCGATCTCGACCCCTCACTGATCATGCAGGTCGGGATGGGCTTCTGGCCGTCCAAGACACTTCTATCGGCCGTGGAGCTCGGGCTGTTCACTGTTCTGGGCGCGAGTAGTCGGACAGGGGAGGAGATCTCCGACCTTCTCGACCTGCGCTCGCGAGCTACATACGACTTCCTTGACGGGCTGGTGGCAATCGGGCTGCTGGCACGCGACGGTCATGGCAGTCAGGCTCTCTATTCGAACACGCCAGAGACAGCGCTGTTCCTGGATCGAAGCAGTCCTGCATACATCGGCGGAATCCTCGAGATGGCCAACGCCCGTCTGTACGACTTCTGGGGTGGCCTCACCGACGGCTTGCGCACCGGTAGTCCCCAAAACGAGATCAAGTCGACCGGCCGGTCGATGTTCGAAGAGCTGTACCGGGACCCCGACCGACTCGAGCAGTTCATGCGGGCAATGGCGGGCATCTCGGCGGGGAACTTTCATGCTCTAGCCGCCAAGTTCGACTTCTCACGTTACGAGACGGTTTGCGACGTCGGCGGGGCCACAGGGCAGCTGTCGAGCATCCTCGCCCAGTCTTACCCGCACCTCCGCTGCACCAGTTTTGACCTGCCGGTGGTAGAGCCGATCGCCCAAAGATGCATCAAGGAGGCGGGAGTCGAGGACCGGGTCACCACCGCTTCGGGAGACTTCTTCGCCGACCCGCTTCCGAAGTCGGATGTGGTCACGATGGGCCTGATCTTGCACGACTGGAATCTCGACAGAAAGCTCCAGCTCATCCGCTCGGCGTACGAGGCGCTGCCATCCGGAGGAGCGTTCGTGGTTGTCGAGAACCTGATCGACGACGAACGGCGGGAGAACGTGTTCGGTCTGATGATGAGCCTCAACATGCTCATCGAGTTCGGTGACGCGTTCGATTTCACCGGCGCGGACTTCCGAGGCTGGTGCGAAGACATCGGCTTCAAGTCGGTCGAGGTGCTGCCGCTGGCAGGCCCGGCGAGCGCTGGGATCGCCTACAAATAG
- a CDS encoding helix-turn-helix domain-containing protein: protein MTTALPEARPVGREDVMAAVIDAAADLFASKGPAATSIREVAARSGVNHGLVYRHFGTKESLVAAVLDALSEEYAAELSDTAGATERHWRVLARAILDGYPVGHLQQRFPVVTGLVESARRSYDDEASARLAAGHAVALALGWQLFEPFIRSAAGMEEIPTDTLQSATRRIAGWLLQGKAVAT from the coding sequence GTGACTACAGCACTTCCAGAGGCGCGTCCAGTCGGGCGTGAGGACGTCATGGCGGCGGTGATAGACGCGGCTGCCGACCTGTTCGCCTCGAAGGGTCCGGCCGCGACGTCGATACGAGAAGTGGCGGCTCGATCGGGTGTCAACCACGGTCTCGTGTACCGCCACTTTGGGACCAAGGAGTCGTTGGTGGCCGCGGTCCTGGATGCACTGAGCGAGGAGTACGCGGCCGAACTCAGCGACACTGCGGGCGCGACCGAGCGGCATTGGCGGGTCCTGGCCAGGGCGATCCTCGACGGCTACCCGGTCGGGCATTTGCAGCAGCGGTTCCCCGTTGTGACGGGCCTCGTCGAGAGTGCGCGGAGGTCCTACGACGACGAGGCGTCCGCCCGTCTCGCCGCGGGGCACGCAGTCGCGTTGGCATTGGGGTGGCAACTGTTCGAGCCGTTCATCCGTTCCGCCGCCGGGATGGAGGAGATCCCGACCGATACCCTTCAATCCGCTACGCGCCGCATCGCCGGATGGCTGCTGCAAGGAAAGGCTGTCGCCACGTAG